The following proteins come from a genomic window of Flavobacteriaceae bacterium MAR_2010_188:
- a CDS encoding Cu2+-exporting ATPase: MKHTYHIHGMTCNGCRSHVESTLSKLDGVINASVDLENAEATIQMESHIPIETFEDALRKAGGNYYIHLPNDNDKMNHTYHIHGMTCNGCRKHVEETLSKVEGVSKATVNLEKAEATIAMTSHIPIETFQKALKNDGDKYSIHKQGEHHHPVAKKKEKPKGKGNGTFYCPMHCEGDKTYDKAGDCPVCGMDLVEEQTLSKPTATQWTCPMHSEIIENKAGACPICGMDLVPMEPSLSAEEQNYKKLSKKFWIAVAFTLPIFLMAMSEMIPNNPLYQMMEQKYWNWIQFGLSIPVVFYATWMFFERAYRSIKTWNLNMFTLIGIGAGVAWLFSVFGMLFPDVFPAQFKTESGSVHVYFEAATVILTLVLLGQLLEARAHSKTNNAVKELLKLAPNEAVRVVDGQEETIAIDDIKIGDVLRVKPGDKIPVDGSIKEGHSSIDEAMITGEPIPVDKQEGDKVSSGTINGKQSFLMTAEKVGLDTLLSQIIDMVNKASRSQAPIQKLADRISGYFVPVVVLISVVTFIVWAIFGPDPAYVYALVNAIAVLIIACPCALGLATPMSVMVGVGKGAQNGVLIKNAEALEKMDKIDTLIIDKTGTITEGRPSVEKIGATHVDYSEKEVLQYIMSVNSSSEHPLAEATVKYGKEQNTEILKTSNFSSVTGKGVTGVVNGKKVALGNEKMMEEAKASLSDQLIKEVTEQQKLGKTVPMLAVDGIGIGYVVISDKIKAFSKKAIEELQSHGVKVIMLTGDNHDTAKAVAETLNLADFKAEMLPQDKLNKVERLQKEGRKVAMAGDGINDAPALAKSDVGIAMGTGTDVAIESASMTLVKGDLQGIVKARNLSVKVMKNIKQNLFFALIYNTLGVPIAAGVLFPFFGILLSPMIAALAMSFSSVSVIMNALRLRTAKI; this comes from the coding sequence ATGAAACACACATATCACATACACGGAATGACCTGCAATGGCTGTAGAAGCCACGTGGAAAGCACGCTCTCAAAACTTGATGGTGTGATAAACGCATCGGTTGATTTAGAAAACGCAGAAGCAACTATTCAAATGGAATCACATATTCCAATTGAAACATTTGAGGACGCGTTAAGAAAAGCTGGAGGTAACTATTATATTCATCTGCCAAATGATAATGACAAAATGAACCACACTTACCACATCCACGGAATGACCTGTAACGGCTGCAGAAAGCACGTTGAAGAAACTCTTTCTAAAGTGGAGGGTGTATCAAAAGCAACAGTCAATTTAGAAAAGGCAGAAGCGACCATCGCGATGACTTCCCATATTCCGATAGAAACCTTTCAAAAAGCCTTGAAAAATGATGGTGACAAATACAGTATCCATAAACAAGGTGAACATCACCACCCAGTAGCAAAGAAAAAAGAAAAACCAAAAGGTAAAGGTAATGGCACTTTTTACTGCCCTATGCATTGCGAAGGTGATAAAACCTATGACAAAGCTGGGGATTGTCCGGTTTGTGGTATGGACTTGGTGGAAGAACAAACTTTATCTAAACCTACTGCAACCCAATGGACCTGTCCGATGCATTCCGAAATTATCGAGAATAAAGCAGGCGCATGCCCAATTTGCGGAATGGATTTGGTCCCAATGGAACCGAGTCTTTCAGCCGAAGAACAAAACTATAAAAAGCTGTCCAAGAAATTTTGGATAGCGGTCGCATTTACTTTACCCATCTTTTTGATGGCGATGAGTGAGATGATTCCAAACAATCCATTGTATCAAATGATGGAGCAGAAATATTGGAACTGGATTCAATTTGGGTTGTCAATTCCGGTGGTTTTTTATGCCACTTGGATGTTTTTTGAACGTGCCTATCGCAGCATCAAAACGTGGAATCTCAATATGTTCACACTGATTGGAATAGGAGCAGGCGTTGCTTGGCTATTTAGTGTCTTCGGAATGTTGTTTCCAGATGTGTTTCCGGCGCAATTCAAAACGGAATCAGGTTCAGTACACGTTTATTTTGAAGCTGCCACCGTAATTTTAACCTTGGTATTATTAGGCCAGCTATTGGAAGCACGCGCGCACAGCAAAACCAATAATGCGGTTAAAGAACTGTTGAAATTAGCACCCAATGAAGCGGTGAGAGTGGTGGATGGCCAAGAGGAAACGATTGCCATTGATGACATTAAAATTGGAGATGTACTTCGTGTGAAACCAGGGGATAAAATCCCAGTAGATGGCTCTATTAAAGAAGGTCATAGTTCAATTGATGAAGCCATGATTACTGGCGAGCCAATTCCTGTAGATAAGCAAGAAGGTGACAAAGTAAGTAGTGGTACCATCAACGGGAAACAATCCTTTTTGATGACAGCCGAAAAAGTAGGTTTAGATACCTTGTTGTCTCAAATTATCGACATGGTGAATAAAGCCAGTCGCAGTCAGGCACCTATTCAAAAATTGGCAGATAGAATTTCAGGTTATTTTGTACCTGTCGTAGTACTAATTTCGGTCGTTACATTTATCGTTTGGGCTATTTTCGGTCCAGACCCTGCTTATGTGTATGCTTTGGTGAATGCCATCGCTGTATTGATTATTGCGTGCCCATGTGCCTTGGGATTGGCAACGCCAATGTCAGTCATGGTTGGCGTGGGCAAAGGTGCTCAAAATGGCGTATTGATTAAAAATGCCGAAGCTCTCGAAAAAATGGATAAAATCGATACACTGATTATCGATAAGACAGGGACAATTACGGAAGGTAGACCATCAGTTGAAAAAATTGGCGCTACACATGTTGACTATTCAGAAAAAGAAGTACTTCAATACATTATGTCGGTTAACAGTTCCAGTGAACATCCATTGGCTGAAGCCACGGTGAAATACGGAAAGGAGCAGAACACTGAAATTTTAAAAACTTCTAATTTTAGTTCCGTAACTGGAAAAGGTGTTACAGGAGTGGTCAATGGCAAAAAAGTAGCTTTAGGCAACGAGAAGATGATGGAAGAGGCCAAGGCCTCATTATCAGACCAACTGATAAAAGAAGTCACGGAACAACAAAAATTAGGCAAAACTGTACCAATGTTGGCCGTTGACGGAATAGGAATCGGTTACGTCGTCATCAGCGATAAAATAAAAGCATTCAGCAAAAAGGCGATTGAAGAACTGCAATCGCATGGGGTCAAAGTCATCATGCTCACAGGAGATAATCATGATACTGCGAAAGCCGTGGCAGAAACATTGAACCTCGCCGATTTCAAAGCCGAAATGTTGCCACAGGATAAATTAAATAAAGTAGAACGACTTCAAAAAGAGGGCAGAAAAGTCGCTATGGCGGGCGATGGCATCAATGATGCGCCTGCATTAGCTAAAAGCGATGTTGGCATCGCCATGGGAACAGGAACTGACGTCGCCATTGAAAGTGCATCAATGACTTTAGTCAAAGGTGATTTACAAGGAATAGTAAAAGCACGAAATTTAAGTGTTAAAGTCATGAAGAACATCAAGCAAAATCTATTTTTTGCTTTGATATATAACACACTTGGAGTGCCCATTGCCGCAGGCGTTTTATTTCCATTTTTCGGAATTTTACTGTCGCCTATGATTGCCGCTTTGGCAATGAGTTTCAGTTCGGTGTCCGTCATTATGAATGCCTTACGATTAAGAACCGCAAAAATATAA
- a CDS encoding PepSY-associated TM region, whose product MVNRHTAKKIRKTHRYLGLFLGIQFLFWTISGMYFSWTNIDEIHGDQFRNMDYVPTAFTELMSPSQIDSSEEIRSIEIRDLNSEPYYWVNNHQLFNARTGEAKKSISEKEALYVAENYMKEGLKVTDIKKITEVDDYHEYREKLLPAYVISYDVDEALKAYVSIADGKFQTVRHRAWRWFDFLWMTHTMDYDTRDNFNTIVLRAFSLLGLITVLSGFLLWYTSSPTMRKLIKKIKN is encoded by the coding sequence ATGGTAAATAGACATACGGCGAAAAAAATCCGAAAAACCCACAGATATCTGGGTCTGTTTTTAGGAATACAATTTCTCTTTTGGACCATTAGTGGAATGTATTTTAGTTGGACGAATATTGATGAAATTCATGGAGACCAATTCAGGAATATGGATTACGTCCCCACTGCATTTACTGAGCTCATGAGTCCTTCACAAATAGATAGTTCGGAGGAAATCCGGAGTATCGAAATTAGGGATTTAAACAGCGAACCCTATTACTGGGTTAACAATCATCAATTGTTTAACGCAAGAACTGGCGAAGCAAAAAAATCCATCTCCGAAAAAGAAGCCCTATATGTTGCCGAAAACTACATGAAGGAGGGCTTAAAAGTTACGGATATAAAAAAAATAACCGAAGTGGATGATTATCACGAATACCGTGAAAAATTGCTCCCCGCTTATGTTATCTCTTACGATGTAGACGAAGCATTAAAAGCATATGTTTCCATTGCCGATGGAAAATTTCAAACGGTTCGGCACCGTGCATGGCGTTGGTTCGATTTTTTATGGATGACCCACACGATGGACTATGATACTCGCGACAACTTCAACACTATCGTATTGCGCGCATTTTCACTGCTGGGACTTATTACCGTACTGAGTGGTTTCTTGCTCTGGTACACATCCTCCCCAACAATGAGAAAATTGATAAAGAAAATTAAAAATTAA
- a CDS encoding SnoaL-like domain-containing protein — protein sequence MKYLNIMAIVFSLALFNTSCKKENKESEALKTDEVETIDLSKENEAVASVMQSYKDAIQNLTTEGTFELFTPTATVFEQGKVEGTYKDYIDNHLGPELGHFKSFKFYDYEIETTVNLPYAYTTENYLYTIVLKADKEKGTEERTIESKGVATSILEKIEGKWKIIHSHTSFKKL from the coding sequence ATGAAATATTTAAATATAATGGCAATTGTATTTTCATTAGCTTTATTTAATACAAGTTGCAAGAAAGAGAACAAAGAGTCCGAAGCTCTTAAAACAGATGAAGTGGAAACAATAGACCTTTCAAAAGAGAATGAAGCTGTTGCATCCGTAATGCAATCTTACAAAGATGCTATTCAGAACTTAACTACAGAAGGAACTTTTGAGCTATTTACACCTACAGCAACGGTTTTTGAACAAGGAAAGGTGGAAGGTACTTATAAAGATTATATCGATAATCATTTAGGGCCAGAATTGGGTCATTTCAAAAGCTTTAAATTCTATGATTATGAGATTGAGACGACCGTAAATTTACCCTATGCCTATACAACCGAAAATTATCTATACACTATCGTTTTAAAGGCAGATAAAGAAAAAGGTACTGAGGAGCGTACCATTGAAAGTAAGGGTGTTGCCACGTCAATTTTAGAAAAAATCGAAGGCAAATGGAAAATCATTCATTCACATACTTCCTTTAAAAAATTATAA
- a CDS encoding Outer membrane protein TolC — MKQTKKYRYQMKFRSVSILCSLFFVLFAQGQDLQTYINEAISNSPEIQKFQFQYEIAAEKVNEANWLPNTEVSAGYFVSEPETRTGPQRARLSLRQMIPWFGTITARENYSTSMAEAQFEELVIAKRKLIVSVSQSYYNLMANKAKQDVLEQNIQLLQTYERLALTSVEVGKASAVSVLRLQIRQNELQQSKDILEQQFLGEHATFNNLMNRESDLKVEVVSDLSIPFENEMISEENLNVHPELTKYDKLYESISQSELLNQKESNPMLGFGLDYIPVSERTDMNPIDNGKDVLMPMVTLTIPIFNKRYKSVTKQNQLKQQELYSQKEERLNTLSTMLSKAIFERKAARISYDTQLKNLKQAEDAEEILIKNYETGTIDFNDVLDIQELQLKFQINRIESVKMYYIQSTIINYLTL; from the coding sequence ATGAAACAAACGAAAAAATATAGGTATCAAATGAAATTCAGAAGCGTCTCTATTCTCTGTTCTCTATTCTTTGTTCTCTTTGCACAAGGTCAAGATTTACAAACCTACATTAATGAAGCTATTTCCAACAGTCCCGAAATTCAAAAATTTCAATTTCAATATGAGATTGCTGCAGAAAAAGTGAATGAGGCCAACTGGTTGCCGAATACTGAAGTGAGTGCAGGTTATTTTGTAAGCGAACCGGAAACACGGACTGGCCCGCAACGAGCTAGATTATCATTAAGACAGATGATTCCTTGGTTTGGAACCATCACTGCTAGGGAGAATTATTCTACGTCAATGGCAGAGGCACAATTTGAAGAATTGGTAATAGCAAAACGAAAATTGATAGTGTCCGTGTCACAATCCTATTACAACTTAATGGCCAACAAAGCGAAACAAGACGTTTTAGAACAAAATATCCAATTGCTGCAGACTTATGAACGCTTGGCATTGACCTCCGTTGAAGTAGGAAAAGCATCGGCTGTCTCGGTGTTGCGGTTGCAGATTCGACAGAATGAATTGCAACAATCCAAAGACATCTTGGAACAGCAATTTTTAGGAGAACACGCCACATTCAATAATCTGATGAATAGAGAAAGTGATTTGAAAGTGGAAGTTGTGAGTGACTTAAGCATTCCCTTTGAAAACGAAATGATTTCAGAAGAAAACCTAAATGTGCATCCAGAGTTGACCAAATATGATAAGCTCTATGAATCCATTTCGCAGTCGGAGTTATTGAACCAAAAGGAAAGCAACCCAATGCTCGGTTTTGGATTGGACTATATTCCCGTTTCCGAACGCACCGATATGAATCCAATAGATAACGGCAAAGATGTTTTGATGCCAATGGTGACATTGACCATTCCAATTTTCAACAAGCGCTATAAGTCAGTGACCAAACAAAATCAACTGAAACAACAAGAATTGTATTCACAAAAAGAAGAACGGTTAAATACTTTGTCAACCATGCTTTCCAAAGCCATTTTTGAGAGAAAGGCAGCGCGAATCAGTTATGATACCCAATTAAAAAACCTAAAACAAGCCGAAGATGCCGAAGAAATCCTTATCAAAAATTATGAAACAGGAACTATTGATTTTAATGACGTGTTGGACATTCAGGAGTTGCAATTAAAATTTCAGATTAATCGAATTGAATCAGTTAAAATGTACTATATACAATCAACAATTATTAATTATTTAACCCTTTAA
- a CDS encoding AraC-type DNA-binding protein has protein sequence MTQTLHVKNMVCNRCKSTVVREIKAAGFDLETIELGKVTISGNNSDGIIKLEEALNAHGFEIIKDDTKELIEQLKITLIQKLESQELSNLSEFLPNAFHRSYSALSKLFSKTEGMTIEKYLINLKIEKVKEYIQLGQLNFSEIAYALNYTNSGHLARQFKNVTGMSMSEFKTLQHWDRKSIDQIV, from the coding sequence ATGACACAAACTCTTCACGTAAAAAATATGGTTTGCAACCGATGCAAATCTACCGTGGTGCGAGAAATCAAAGCGGCGGGATTTGATTTGGAAACGATTGAATTGGGCAAGGTGACCATTAGTGGAAATAATTCCGATGGTATTATCAAGTTGGAAGAAGCTTTAAATGCACACGGTTTCGAGATTATAAAAGATGACACAAAGGAATTGATAGAGCAACTAAAAATCACATTGATTCAAAAATTGGAAAGTCAAGAGTTGTCAAATCTATCTGAATTTTTACCGAATGCATTTCACAGATCCTATTCGGCATTAAGTAAATTGTTCAGTAAAACTGAAGGCATGACGATAGAGAAGTACCTTATCAATTTAAAGATTGAAAAAGTAAAGGAATACATTCAATTGGGCCAACTCAATTTTTCAGAAATCGCCTATGCGTTGAATTACACTAACAGTGGTCACTTGGCACGTCAGTTCAAAAACGTGACAGGCATGTCGATGAGCGAATTTAAAACGCTACAACATTGGGATAGGAAATCGATTGACCAAATTGTGTAA
- a CDS encoding Haem-binding domain-containing protein, with protein sequence MKIFKSIAWLLLLSFVVIQFFPTEYNQSETVPKTDFIVVNVPPENISKILQTSCYDCHSNNTAYPWYNKIQPAAWYLEDHVKHGKSELNFNEWDELSDRRKASKLKSIISQITNDEMPMDSYTLIHRDAMLSEEEKKEIIQFMEQLKDSL encoded by the coding sequence ATGAAAATTTTTAAAAGTATAGCATGGCTGTTATTGTTATCATTTGTGGTAATTCAATTTTTTCCAACGGAATACAATCAAAGTGAAACCGTCCCAAAAACCGATTTCATTGTGGTCAATGTTCCACCAGAAAACATCAGTAAAATATTGCAGACATCCTGTTATGATTGCCATAGCAACAATACAGCATATCCATGGTACAATAAAATACAACCAGCAGCTTGGTATTTAGAAGACCATGTAAAACATGGCAAAAGTGAATTGAATTTTAATGAATGGGATGAACTATCAGATAGGAGGAAGGCAAGTAAATTAAAATCCATCATCAGCCAAATTACAAATGATGAGATGCCAATGGATTCTTATACCTTGATTCATAGAGATGCTATGTTATCAGAAGAGGAAAAAAAGGAAATAATTCAATTTATGGAACAATTGAAAGACAGTTTATAA
- a CDS encoding Cu(I)/Ag(I) efflux system membrane protein CusA/SilA, producing the protein MLNKSIKFLIENKLVAVLILVAFVGFGTVYAPFNWNTGILPSDPVAVDAIPDIGENQQIVFTKWDGRSPQDIEDQITYPLTTTLLGVPGVKTIRSSSMFGFSSIYIIFEEDVEFYWSRSRILEKLNSLPANLLPDGVNPALGPDATGLGQIFWYTLEGRDKDGNVTGGWDLQELRSIQDYYVKYALASASGVSEVASIGGYVKEYQIDVNPELMRQYNIGLNQVVKAVKESNKDIGAQTLEINQAEYLVRGLGYVKSIADIENAVVTSENYTSIKISDIAKVSLGPAARRGILDKEGAEVVGAVVVARYGANPMEVITNVKEKIEELSKGLPSKVLSDGRTSQVTIVPFYDRTELIQETLGTLNEALTLEILITILVIIVMVFNLRASILISGLLPVAILMVFIAMKFFGVDANIVALSGIAIAIGTMVDVGIILSENIIRHLDEDDRNLPINTVVYNATAEVSGAIVTAVLTTIISFIPVFTMIGAEGKLFRPLAFTKTFALTASIIIALFLIPPFAAFFFKSRNIRKSANYGISSLLILAGFIAVIFGHYIGLILIGFGFVAISVLREKLSKKRSNLFNIYLSAAAIVFLLAEYWRPLGVDKSIFWNLIFVSIICFGLLASFMLFKTYYTKILKWALENRLVFLTIPVTLLIFGFIIFKNTGKEFMPSLNEGSFLLMPTSMPHSGVEENKRVLQQLDMAVASIPEIETVVGKSGRTESALDPAPMSMYENMIQYKSEYMLKEGKRQRFKVDDEGFFLHKDGNFIANPNNDISNDAIEKYQKESKKVTVTVNESSEKLIPDEDGEFFRNWRPEINSPDDIWNDIVRVTKLPGVTSAPKLQPIETRLVMLQTGMRAPMGIKVKGQDLKQIEAFGVQLEGILKQAEGVKQEAVFADRIVGKPYLLIDINREKLGRYGISIEDVQNVLQVAVGGMVLTKTVEGRERYGIRVRYPRELRGDPSDLQDIYVPVEKGSPVPLNELATIRYEQGPQVIKSEDTFLVGYVLFDKLDGFAEVNVVENAQALIQQKIDNGDLVVPKGISYKFTGTYENQLRAEKTLSIIVPLALFVIFIILYFQFRSVSTTFMVFSGIMVAFAGGFVMIWLYGQDWFLNFGFFGENLRDLFNIQTINLSVAVWVGFIALFGIATDDGVVMATYLTQTFDKNDPTDIKEIRQSTLEAASKRIRPCLMTTVTTILALLPVLTSTGKGSDIMIPMSIPIFGGMLLDTTSYFLVPVLFSWRKERLAKKRLKKIEKRK; encoded by the coding sequence ATGCTAAATAAAAGCATAAAGTTCCTTATCGAAAACAAACTCGTTGCTGTCTTAATACTCGTTGCATTTGTCGGTTTCGGAACCGTGTACGCACCTTTCAATTGGAATACGGGAATTTTACCTAGTGACCCCGTGGCTGTAGATGCCATTCCTGATATTGGTGAAAATCAACAGATTGTGTTTACCAAATGGGACGGTCGTTCACCACAGGACATCGAGGACCAAATTACCTATCCATTGACCACAACGCTGTTGGGGGTTCCAGGGGTGAAAACCATTCGCAGTTCCTCCATGTTCGGGTTTTCGAGTATTTATATCATTTTTGAGGAAGATGTCGAGTTTTACTGGAGCCGTAGCCGCATCCTTGAAAAACTGAACTCACTCCCTGCCAACTTACTGCCCGATGGTGTCAACCCAGCTTTGGGACCTGATGCAACAGGCTTAGGACAAATATTTTGGTATACTCTCGAAGGTCGTGATAAAGATGGCAACGTCACTGGTGGATGGGATTTGCAGGAACTGCGAAGTATTCAGGATTATTATGTGAAATATGCACTAGCTTCTGCAAGCGGCGTTTCTGAAGTGGCATCCATTGGTGGCTATGTTAAGGAATACCAAATAGATGTGAATCCGGAATTGATGCGCCAATACAACATTGGTTTAAATCAAGTAGTAAAAGCGGTCAAGGAAAGCAATAAGGATATTGGTGCACAGACTTTGGAAATCAACCAAGCGGAATATCTGGTGCGAGGTTTGGGGTATGTAAAGTCCATTGCCGATATTGAAAATGCGGTGGTGACATCCGAAAACTATACGTCCATTAAAATCAGTGATATTGCAAAAGTATCTTTGGGTCCAGCAGCCCGTCGTGGGATTTTGGACAAAGAAGGCGCTGAAGTTGTAGGTGCCGTTGTTGTGGCGCGTTATGGTGCCAACCCGATGGAAGTCATTACCAATGTCAAAGAAAAAATAGAGGAATTAAGTAAAGGATTGCCTTCTAAAGTGTTGAGTGATGGCAGAACATCACAAGTGACAATTGTTCCTTTTTACGACCGTACAGAGCTGATACAGGAAACCTTGGGCACGCTCAATGAAGCGTTAACGCTCGAAATATTAATTACCATTTTGGTCATCATCGTGATGGTGTTCAATCTCCGGGCCTCCATCCTTATTTCGGGGCTGTTACCAGTGGCTATACTAATGGTATTTATTGCGATGAAATTCTTTGGAGTGGATGCCAATATCGTTGCGCTTTCTGGTATTGCTATCGCCATTGGAACAATGGTGGACGTAGGGATTATCCTTTCTGAAAATATCATTCGACATTTGGATGAGGACGATAGAAACTTACCCATCAATACAGTTGTTTATAACGCAACAGCTGAAGTATCAGGGGCTATCGTTACGGCAGTTTTAACCACCATAATTAGTTTTATCCCTGTCTTTACGATGATAGGTGCCGAAGGAAAATTGTTCAGACCCTTGGCGTTTACCAAAACCTTTGCCTTAACGGCTTCTATTATCATCGCGCTCTTCTTAATTCCTCCATTTGCGGCGTTCTTTTTCAAAAGTAGAAACATCCGAAAGTCCGCAAATTATGGTATCAGTAGCCTATTGATTCTTGCAGGATTCATCGCCGTGATTTTCGGACATTATATTGGTCTTATCCTCATTGGGTTTGGTTTTGTGGCCATTTCTGTATTACGTGAAAAGCTCTCAAAAAAACGTTCGAATTTGTTCAACATTTACCTATCTGCAGCTGCCATTGTTTTTCTGTTGGCAGAATACTGGCGACCATTGGGCGTGGATAAAAGCATCTTTTGGAATCTTATTTTCGTGAGTATTATTTGTTTCGGATTGCTCGCAAGTTTTATGCTCTTCAAAACATATTACACCAAAATTTTAAAATGGGCATTGGAGAATCGACTTGTATTTCTAACAATTCCAGTAACCTTGTTGATTTTTGGTTTTATCATTTTTAAGAATACAGGAAAAGAGTTTATGCCCTCGCTAAATGAAGGTTCCTTTCTATTGATGCCGACATCTATGCCACATTCAGGTGTCGAAGAAAATAAGCGTGTGTTGCAGCAGTTGGATATGGCAGTGGCAAGCATTCCTGAAATAGAAACCGTTGTCGGAAAATCCGGTAGAACGGAATCTGCCCTCGACCCAGCTCCTATGTCTATGTACGAAAACATGATTCAGTACAAATCTGAATATATGTTGAAAGAAGGCAAGCGTCAACGCTTTAAAGTGGATGACGAAGGTTTCTTTCTTCATAAGGATGGGAATTTTATCGCCAATCCGAATAATGACATTAGTAATGATGCCATAGAGAAATATCAAAAAGAAAGCAAAAAAGTCACAGTGACTGTGAATGAATCTTCAGAAAAATTAATTCCTGATGAAGATGGTGAGTTTTTCAGAAACTGGCGACCAGAAATTAATTCCCCAGATGATATCTGGAACGACATTGTAAGGGTGACCAAATTACCAGGCGTTACTTCTGCTCCAAAACTACAACCCATAGAAACCCGCTTGGTCATGTTGCAGACCGGAATGCGTGCGCCAATGGGGATTAAAGTGAAAGGTCAGGATTTAAAACAGATTGAAGCTTTTGGTGTGCAACTTGAAGGCATTTTAAAACAAGCTGAAGGTGTCAAACAGGAAGCTGTATTTGCAGACCGAATCGTCGGTAAACCCTATTTACTTATCGATATCAACAGAGAAAAATTGGGGCGTTACGGCATTTCAATAGAAGATGTTCAAAATGTGTTGCAAGTAGCTGTCGGTGGAATGGTTTTGACAAAAACCGTCGAAGGCAGGGAACGCTATGGCATTCGTGTGCGCTATCCTCGGGAATTAAGGGGTGACCCTTCCGATTTGCAGGATATTTATGTGCCTGTAGAGAAAGGGAGTCCCGTGCCGTTAAATGAGTTGGCAACCATTCGTTACGAACAAGGGCCACAAGTCATCAAAAGTGAAGACACCTTTTTGGTAGGCTATGTGTTGTTCGACAAATTGGACGGTTTCGCCGAGGTGAATGTGGTGGAAAATGCTCAAGCACTAATCCAACAAAAAATTGATAATGGCGACTTGGTAGTACCAAAAGGCATCAGCTATAAATTTACAGGAACCTATGAGAATCAATTACGTGCCGAAAAAACCTTGTCCATTATTGTGCCATTGGCATTGTTTGTTATTTTCATCATTCTGTATTTTCAATTCCGTTCGGTTTCTACCACCTTTATGGTGTTTAGCGGTATCATGGTGGCATTTGCAGGCGGATTTGTCATGATTTGGTTGTATGGCCAGGATTGGTTCTTGAATTTCGGCTTTTTTGGTGAAAACCTACGAGACCTCTTTAATATCCAAACCATCAATTTGAGTGTGGCGGTTTGGGTAGGTTTTATTGCCCTTTTCGGAATCGCTACGGATGATGGCGTTGTGATGGCAACCTATCTCACACAAACATTCGATAAAAATGACCCAACAGATATAAAAGAAATTCGCCAATCTACATTGGAGGCAGCTTCTAAACGTATTCGTCCTTGCTTAATGACAACGGTAACCACCATTTTGGCATTGTTGCCAGTGTTAACTTCCACAGGTAAAGGGAGTGACATCATGATACCAATGTCCATACCTATTTTTGGCGGCATGTTGCTGGATACGACATCCTATTTCCTTGTTCCGGTATTGTTTAGTTGGAGAAAGGAAAGGTTAGCTAAAAAAAGATTAAAGAAAATAGAGAAGAGAAAATAG